The proteins below come from a single Geobacillus thermoleovorans genomic window:
- a CDS encoding EamA family transporter, translating into MWIVYALLAAVFAALTSVLAKIGIENVNSHLATAIRTAVVLVLAWMIVWMTGAHQGVKAISTKSWVSLCLSGAATGLSWLCFYKAIQIGDVSRVTAIDKSSLVLTILFAAMFLGEPLSAKVVIGVLLITIGTLIMMF; encoded by the coding sequence ATGTGGATCGTGTATGCTTTGTTGGCGGCGGTGTTTGCGGCGCTGACATCGGTGCTGGCGAAAATCGGCATTGAGAACGTGAACTCCCATCTAGCGACCGCCATTCGCACCGCCGTCGTGCTTGTGCTCGCATGGATGATCGTCTGGATGACAGGGGCTCATCAAGGCGTCAAAGCAATCTCAACGAAAAGCTGGGTGTCTCTCTGCCTCTCAGGAGCGGCGACCGGATTGTCATGGCTTTGTTTCTACAAAGCGATCCAAATCGGCGATGTCTCGCGCGTCACCGCCATTGACAAATCAAGCTTGGTGCTGACGATTTTGTTTGCGGCTATGTTTCTCGGCGAACCGCTGTCCGCGAAAGTGGTGATCGGGGTGTTGCTCATTACCATCGGGACATTGATCATGATGTTTTAG
- a CDS encoding TRAP transporter substrate-binding protein: protein MKKMLVLLFACLLVLAGCSSKSEPQGGGAAKKAEPKVMKMAVATSKDRSLTKGLYKFAEIVEKETNGSIKVEVYPDGQLGGDLAVFEALKMGTIQGSTMSTGPIASFAPRLGVLDLPFLFKDRETAYKVLDGKIGQDLLNDLPSVGVIGLNYWENGFRHLTNNVREVKSVDDIKGLKIRTLENDLHIDLWKELGATPVPMAFTELFTALEQHVVDGQENPVGNVAINKFYEVQKYLTKTGHVYNASPLLISKKFWDTLTDKEKDIITKAAEEARDYQRKLNQEEDEKMFDYLKQQGMVITELSPEEKQKFVEKVQPIYQKYAPKFGQDLVNELIEAGK, encoded by the coding sequence ATGAAAAAGATGTTGGTGTTGTTGTTTGCCTGCCTGTTGGTGCTTGCGGGGTGCTCATCGAAATCTGAGCCGCAAGGAGGCGGTGCGGCGAAAAAAGCAGAACCAAAAGTGATGAAGATGGCCGTCGCGACATCAAAAGATCGTTCGTTGACGAAAGGGCTGTACAAATTTGCCGAAATCGTGGAAAAAGAGACAAACGGATCGATCAAAGTCGAAGTGTATCCGGATGGGCAGCTTGGGGGAGATTTGGCGGTGTTTGAAGCGCTGAAGATGGGAACCATCCAAGGATCGACGATGTCGACCGGTCCGATCGCTTCCTTTGCGCCGCGCCTTGGGGTGTTAGACTTGCCGTTTTTATTCAAAGATCGGGAAACCGCTTACAAAGTGCTGGATGGGAAAATCGGTCAAGACTTGCTCAACGATTTGCCGTCTGTCGGCGTGATCGGCCTGAACTATTGGGAAAACGGCTTCCGCCATTTGACGAACAACGTGCGGGAAGTCAAAAGCGTGGATGACATTAAAGGGTTGAAAATTCGGACATTGGAAAATGACCTTCATATTGACTTGTGGAAAGAGTTAGGAGCCACTCCGGTACCGATGGCCTTTACCGAGCTGTTCACCGCTTTAGAACAACACGTTGTAGACGGCCAGGAAAACCCTGTCGGGAATGTCGCAATCAATAAGTTTTACGAAGTGCAAAAATATTTGACGAAAACCGGCCACGTCTACAATGCGAGCCCGCTGCTCATCAGCAAAAAGTTTTGGGACACGTTGACGGACAAAGAAAAAGACATCATTACAAAAGCGGCGGAAGAAGCAAGAGACTATCAGCGAAAGCTTAATCAAGAAGAAGATGAGAAAATGTTCGACTATTTGAAACAGCAAGGAATGGTCATTACCGAGCTGTCCCCGGAAGAGAAGCAAAAATTCGTGGAAAAAGTGCAGCCAATCTATCAAAAATATGCGCCGAAATTTGGGCAAGATTTAGTGAACGAATTGATTGAAGCAGGAAAATAA
- a CDS encoding DUF302 domain-containing protein, translated as MFHYTVDVSTGMNETIERLEESLKQEGFGVLWQFSVTEKLQEKGLDFSTPMVILEVCNPQEAARVLNENLLVGYFLPCKLVVYQENGTTKIGMPKPTMLVGMMNDPALKEIAADIEKRLAACLDRCR; from the coding sequence ATGTTCCATTACACGGTTGACGTGTCAACGGGCATGAACGAAACGATCGAGCGTTTGGAAGAAAGCTTGAAACAAGAAGGATTTGGCGTGCTCTGGCAGTTTAGCGTAACCGAGAAGCTGCAAGAAAAGGGGCTTGATTTTTCCACGCCGATGGTCATTTTAGAAGTGTGCAACCCGCAAGAAGCGGCTCGGGTGCTAAACGAAAACCTCTTGGTTGGCTACTTTTTGCCGTGCAAACTCGTCGTCTACCAAGAAAACGGCACAACGAAAATCGGCATGCCGAAACCGACGATGCTCGTTGGCATGATGAACGATCCTGCTTTGAAGGAAATCGCGGCCGACATTGAGAAGCGGCTGGCCGCTTGCCTCGATCGCTGCCGCTGA
- a CDS encoding citryl-CoA lyase, producing MKQRSALDMYADGGAWWETSISDVRKNEILIRGYPIEELIGNVSYTQMLYLLLCGEILSEKKAKLWESVLVAGADHGPRAPSIAAARMAATCGISFNSCVATGINVLGDVHGGAVEKAMALFYETNEQIEARGGEGAMADVIREQFQQFFREGRKLPGFGHQLHDDDPRVRRLYALAGELVEEGEISGRYLAIAEAYRSHLEKTKGKRMTMNIDGVAAAIQCELGVPATAAKGVFALSRGMGIVAHAFEEWQNGVLIKGPCPNRSDLVRYTGPGRRHFEE from the coding sequence ATGAAGCAACGAAGTGCGCTCGATATGTACGCCGATGGAGGGGCGTGGTGGGAGACGTCGATCAGCGACGTCCGCAAAAATGAAATTCTCATTCGCGGATATCCGATTGAAGAATTAATCGGCAATGTGTCGTACACGCAAATGCTGTACCTCTTATTATGCGGCGAGATATTGAGCGAGAAAAAGGCGAAGTTATGGGAGAGCGTCCTTGTCGCCGGGGCGGATCACGGCCCGCGCGCCCCGTCGATTGCGGCGGCCCGCATGGCGGCGACATGCGGCATTTCGTTCAACTCGTGCGTGGCAACCGGCATTAACGTGCTTGGTGATGTGCACGGGGGAGCGGTGGAAAAAGCGATGGCGCTGTTTTACGAGACGAACGAGCAAATCGAGGCTCGCGGCGGGGAAGGCGCCATGGCGGATGTGATCCGTGAGCAGTTTCAACAGTTTTTCCGTGAAGGGCGGAAACTGCCAGGATTCGGCCATCAGCTTCATGATGACGACCCACGTGTCAGACGGCTGTATGCGTTAGCTGGCGAATTGGTGGAAGAAGGAGAAATCAGCGGGCGGTATTTAGCGATCGCGGAAGCGTATCGTTCCCATTTGGAGAAAACGAAAGGGAAACGGATGACGATGAACATCGACGGGGTGGCGGCCGCGATCCAGTGTGAGCTCGGCGTGCCGGCTACGGCGGCGAAAGGTGTGTTTGCTTTGTCGCGGGGGATGGGCATTGTCGCCCATGCGTTTGAAGAGTGGCAAAACGGCGTGCTGATCAAAGGACCGTGCCCGAACCGGAGCGATTTAGTCCGCTACACTGGGCCGGGGAGACGTCATTTCGAAGAGTAG
- a CDS encoding sulfite exporter TauE/SafE family protein: protein MDVSLAFLIVIFLIGFVGSFISGMVGIGGSIIKYPMLLYLPPLFGLAAFSAHEVSGISAVQVFFATIGGVWAYRKSGYLNKSLILYMGVSILVGSFVGGYGSKLMSEGTINVVYGILAALAAIMMFVPKKGIDDIPLDQVTFNKGVAAALAFLIGVGSGIVGAAGAFLLVPVMLVVLKIPTRMTIATSLAITFISSIGSTFGKIATGQVDYIPALIMVVASLLASPLGAKAGQKMNTKVLQVILAVLILATAVKIWVDIL, encoded by the coding sequence ATGGATGTTTCGCTCGCGTTTCTCATTGTCATCTTTTTAATCGGCTTTGTCGGTTCATTTATTTCTGGGATGGTGGGGATCGGCGGGTCGATTATTAAATATCCGATGCTTCTGTATCTTCCGCCGTTGTTTGGGCTGGCGGCGTTCAGCGCTCATGAAGTGTCGGGAATCAGCGCGGTGCAAGTGTTTTTCGCCACGATCGGCGGCGTGTGGGCGTATCGAAAAAGCGGTTACTTGAATAAATCGCTCATTTTGTATATGGGGGTAAGCATTCTTGTCGGCAGTTTTGTCGGCGGCTATGGCTCGAAGCTGATGAGCGAGGGAACGATTAACGTCGTTTACGGCATCTTGGCGGCATTGGCGGCCATCATGATGTTTGTGCCGAAAAAAGGGATCGATGACATTCCGCTTGACCAAGTGACGTTCAACAAAGGGGTGGCGGCCGCCTTGGCGTTTCTGATCGGCGTCGGGTCCGGCATCGTCGGGGCGGCGGGGGCGTTTTTGCTTGTGCCGGTCATGCTCGTTGTCCTGAAAATCCCGACGCGAATGACGATCGCTACGTCTTTGGCCATTACGTTCATTTCCTCCATTGGCTCTACGTTCGGGAAAATCGCCACCGGCCAAGTCGATTACATCCCGGCGCTCATCATGGTCGTCGCGAGCTTGCTTGCCTCTCCGCTAGGGGCGAAAGCGGGGCAAAAAATGAACACGAAAGTGCTGCAAGTCATCCTTGCCGTGTTGATTTTGGCGACGGCGGTGAAAATTTGGGTGGATATTTTATGA
- a CDS encoding sugar phosphate isomerase/epimerase family protein — MARTFSLAHLTVLGCPPPEMAHIAARAGYDYVSFRIIYMGLPGEPNYALAENPQLLRETKAALRETGVNLLDIELARIDADTDPKRYEPALEVAAELGGRHVLSSIWTTDRSVYIERFAELCELAEPYGLTVDLEYVPIAAVTNLAGVVDVLKTVKKDNAGVMIDLHHFHRAGDSPEALEAVPREWFHFLHLCDAPGEIPASKEEMTRILREERLYIGEGGIDIADIVRRIPEIPCSIELPNIKRVKELGYEEHARRCLQSAKDYFARHVTEQSDLSA; from the coding sequence ATGGCGAGAACCTTTTCATTGGCCCATTTGACGGTGCTCGGCTGCCCGCCGCCGGAGATGGCGCATATTGCCGCCCGGGCAGGGTATGATTACGTCAGTTTTCGGATCATCTACATGGGGCTGCCCGGCGAGCCAAACTATGCGTTGGCGGAAAATCCACAGCTGTTGCGTGAGACGAAAGCAGCGTTGCGGGAAACCGGCGTCAATCTGCTGGATATTGAGCTGGCCCGCATTGATGCCGATACGGATCCAAAACGGTATGAACCGGCCTTGGAAGTGGCGGCTGAACTGGGCGGCCGCCACGTCTTAAGCAGCATTTGGACGACCGACCGCAGTGTTTACATCGAGCGATTTGCCGAGCTGTGCGAACTGGCGGAACCATACGGGTTGACGGTTGATTTGGAGTACGTGCCGATTGCAGCGGTGACGAATTTGGCAGGAGTCGTCGATGTGTTAAAGACGGTAAAGAAAGACAATGCTGGCGTTATGATTGATTTGCATCATTTTCATCGCGCTGGCGATTCGCCAGAAGCGCTGGAAGCCGTGCCGCGGGAATGGTTCCATTTTCTCCATCTTTGCGACGCGCCGGGCGAGATTCCGGCGTCAAAAGAAGAGATGACGAGAATTCTCCGCGAAGAGCGGCTGTACATCGGCGAAGGCGGGATTGATATTGCCGACATTGTCCGTCGCATTCCGGAAATTCCCTGCTCGATCGAGCTGCCAAACATCAAGCGTGTAAAGGAATTGGGCTACGAAGAGCATGCGCGACGTTGCCTGCAGTCGGCGAAAGACTATTTTGCTCGTCATGTCACGGAGCAAAGCGATCTATCGGCGTGA
- a CDS encoding HAD family hydrolase — MLIALDMDGTLLNGEGKISERNRAAIAAAKAQGHIVAVVTGRARKDALAPLCEAGLVCPIASLNGAIVTLEDSTVISEAPLERAAVRPTLEWVREQSDLYCETYTGDAVYVGLHNRAQWEALASEMAAAAPDVKWLVNKQFQQARVTYVDDIRTVWDDPKRVIYKLLIFALDRERLRDAASRFAALPGVTVTSSHPHNIEMNHERATKGEALKQLAAHYGIDLRDTVVFGDSHNDLSMFEVAGCRVAMANAAPELKANCDFVTLSHEEDGVAAGLERVLAKRV; from the coding sequence ATGTTGATTGCACTCGATATGGATGGCACTCTGTTAAACGGGGAAGGAAAAATCAGCGAGCGCAACCGGGCGGCCATTGCGGCTGCAAAAGCGCAAGGCCACATCGTCGCCGTCGTGACCGGGCGGGCGCGCAAAGACGCGCTCGCCCCGCTTTGTGAGGCAGGCCTCGTCTGTCCGATCGCCAGCTTAAACGGAGCGATCGTGACGCTTGAGGACAGCACGGTCATCAGCGAGGCGCCGCTCGAACGGGCGGCGGTCCGCCCGACGCTGGAGTGGGTGCGCGAACAGTCGGATTTGTATTGCGAGACGTACACGGGCGATGCGGTCTATGTCGGCTTGCACAACCGCGCCCAATGGGAAGCGCTCGCTTCCGAGATGGCCGCTGCGGCCCCGGATGTGAAATGGCTGGTGAACAAGCAGTTCCAGCAAGCGCGGGTGACGTATGTCGACGACATCCGCACGGTGTGGGACGACCCGAAGCGGGTGATCTATAAGCTGCTGATTTTCGCCCTTGACCGCGAGCGGTTGCGTGATGCGGCCTCCCGTTTCGCGGCGCTCCCTGGCGTCACGGTCACCTCCTCACATCCGCACAACATAGAAATGAACCACGAACGGGCGACAAAAGGCGAGGCGCTCAAGCAACTCGCTGCCCATTACGGCATCGATTTGCGCGATACGGTCGTCTTTGGCGACAGCCATAACGATTTGTCGATGTTTGAGGTGGCGGGCTGCCGCGTCGCCATGGCCAACGCCGCCCCCGAATTGAAAGCGAATTGTGATTTCGTCACCCTCTCCCATGAAGAAGACGGCGTGGCGGCGGGGCTTGAGCGGGTGCTTGCGAAACGGGTGTAG
- a CDS encoding thiamine pyrophosphate-binding protein — MKKPVAEQLVRYLEDRGVTHIFGLCGHTNIAVLAALEHSSIKFVNVRHEQIAAHMADGYARAKKETAVVLCHVGPGLTNAATGVANAALDSIPMVVIAGDVPSHYYGKHPHQEINLHADASQYEIYRPFVKRAWRVDRPDLFPEILEKAFQLAENGRPGPVLVSVPMDIFSKEVDVALFEKQKRHTKTLHKPSIDDETAKHIIEKLMQAERPLVYVGGGIMLADAAEELKTFVEHFDLPVAHTLMGKGALPDDHPLTLGMSGFWGAKFVNDMCRNADVILALGTRFSEADCSSWEPEYTFNIPETKLIHIDIDPNEIGRNYPTELGIVADVKQALTVLNRVAKQTVPQGRTDEALKERIANYKEEFRRQNAPHIQDDSYPMRPERILHEVREVLPKDAIITTDVGWNKNGVGQQFRAYGAGTILTPGGYATMGFGAPAALGAKIACPDRVVVSLVGDGGFGQNPAVLATAAEENIAVVWVIMNNYAFGTIAGLEKAHFGTTHGTVFQKDGKPYSPDYAAIAQAYGVEGVKIRSAEEFKPALERAIQANKPFVIDVEMINVPTPTSGHWNIMDIYSPGKRVHHVAVER; from the coding sequence ATGAAAAAACCAGTAGCCGAACAGTTGGTCCGGTATTTGGAAGACCGCGGTGTTACGCATATTTTTGGGCTTTGCGGCCATACGAACATCGCAGTGTTGGCGGCTTTGGAGCATAGTTCAATCAAGTTCGTCAACGTCCGCCACGAACAAATTGCCGCTCATATGGCCGACGGCTATGCGCGGGCGAAAAAGGAAACGGCTGTCGTCCTCTGCCACGTTGGCCCAGGGCTGACGAATGCGGCGACCGGGGTGGCGAACGCAGCGCTTGATTCCATTCCGATGGTCGTCATCGCCGGAGATGTGCCGAGCCATTATTACGGGAAGCATCCGCACCAGGAGATCAACTTGCACGCCGATGCGTCGCAATATGAAATTTACCGCCCGTTTGTGAAGCGGGCATGGCGGGTCGACCGGCCGGATTTGTTCCCGGAAATTTTGGAAAAAGCGTTCCAGTTGGCGGAGAACGGCCGCCCGGGGCCGGTGCTTGTCTCCGTGCCGATGGACATTTTCTCCAAAGAAGTGGATGTGGCGCTGTTTGAAAAGCAAAAGCGGCATACAAAAACGCTGCATAAGCCGTCGATTGACGATGAAACCGCGAAACACATCATTGAGAAGCTGATGCAGGCGGAACGCCCGCTTGTGTACGTCGGCGGCGGCATTATGCTGGCGGATGCGGCGGAAGAACTGAAAACGTTTGTGGAACACTTCGACCTCCCGGTTGCGCACACGCTGATGGGTAAAGGGGCGCTGCCGGATGACCATCCGCTGACACTAGGCATGAGCGGATTTTGGGGGGCGAAATTTGTCAATGATATGTGCCGAAACGCCGATGTCATTTTGGCATTGGGAACGAGATTTTCCGAAGCTGATTGCAGCTCATGGGAGCCGGAGTATACGTTCAACATTCCGGAAACGAAGCTCATTCATATTGACATCGACCCGAACGAAATCGGGCGCAACTATCCAACGGAACTCGGCATCGTCGCCGATGTCAAGCAAGCGCTTACCGTGTTGAACCGCGTGGCGAAACAAACCGTGCCGCAAGGGCGGACGGACGAGGCGCTGAAAGAACGCATCGCTAACTATAAAGAGGAATTCCGGCGGCAAAATGCGCCGCACATTCAAGACGACAGCTATCCGATGCGTCCAGAACGCATTTTGCATGAGGTGCGGGAAGTACTGCCGAAAGATGCCATCATCACGACCGATGTCGGCTGGAACAAAAACGGGGTCGGCCAACAGTTCCGAGCGTATGGCGCAGGGACGATTTTAACGCCAGGCGGTTATGCGACGATGGGCTTTGGCGCTCCGGCCGCACTTGGAGCGAAAATCGCCTGCCCGGATCGCGTCGTCGTGTCGCTCGTTGGAGATGGTGGATTTGGCCAAAATCCGGCGGTGTTGGCGACAGCGGCTGAGGAAAATATCGCCGTTGTTTGGGTCATTATGAACAACTACGCTTTTGGCACGATCGCCGGGCTCGAGAAAGCGCATTTTGGCACGACGCACGGGACGGTTTTCCAAAAGGACGGTAAGCCGTATTCGCCGGATTATGCAGCCATTGCCCAGGCATACGGCGTTGAAGGGGTGAAAATTCGCTCGGCGGAAGAGTTTAAACCGGCGCTCGAACGGGCCATTCAGGCGAACAAACCGTTTGTCATCGATGTAGAAATGATCAACGTCCCGACGCCGACGTCCGGTCACTGGAATATTATGGACATCTATTCCCCAGGCAAACGTGTTCACCATGTTGCGGTGGAGCGGTAA
- a CDS encoding fatty acid desaturase family protein, translating to MNDFHPFGWYAAKIAPHLPKKAFQPVKSRLFGGLAYVGLVITGILAVSLFHLHPVWNLLISVVLGFSFAALGFLGHEILHGTVVKTPWLRDLLGAIAFWPLCTGPKLWRKWHNASHHVHTQHEEKDPDAWPSMEKLAKSRLLSWVYRIPFPIRASFAFSSLSVMFTVHSIRMLFYFFKDFRRKNRAVVLFQFFLPWATWLGLLWLVGWEKWFFAFLLPLLVANTIVMSYISTNHRLNPLVPVNDPLANSLSVTVPKWVDILHFNFSHHTEHHLFPAMSSKYYPLVKTYIKQMWPDRYHEMPMGKALAALWKTPRVYYEQHELIEPKQGHVYGTLGNGLDPDRIVHRELETEKQPRSAKKRAKTKKAAGQGNL from the coding sequence ATGAATGATTTTCACCCGTTCGGTTGGTACGCGGCGAAAATTGCCCCGCATTTACCGAAAAAAGCGTTTCAACCTGTGAAGTCCCGCTTGTTTGGAGGTTTGGCTTATGTAGGGCTCGTCATCACCGGCATCCTCGCTGTATCACTTTTTCATCTTCACCCGGTATGGAACCTCCTCATCTCTGTTGTGCTTGGTTTCAGTTTTGCCGCGTTAGGATTTTTAGGACATGAAATTTTGCACGGCACAGTCGTCAAAACGCCATGGCTGCGCGATCTTCTCGGAGCGATCGCCTTTTGGCCGCTTTGCACCGGTCCGAAGTTGTGGAGAAAATGGCATAACGCCAGCCACCATGTGCATACCCAGCATGAAGAAAAAGACCCGGACGCGTGGCCAAGCATGGAGAAATTAGCGAAAAGCCGCCTGCTCTCTTGGGTATACCGCATCCCGTTTCCGATTCGCGCTTCTTTCGCTTTTAGCTCCTTGTCCGTGATGTTTACCGTTCACTCGATCCGGATGCTGTTTTACTTTTTCAAAGACTTCCGCCGGAAGAACCGCGCGGTTGTCCTGTTTCAATTTTTCTTGCCTTGGGCGACATGGCTCGGGCTGTTATGGCTTGTCGGCTGGGAAAAATGGTTTTTCGCCTTTTTGCTTCCGCTGCTCGTCGCCAACACGATCGTCATGAGCTATATCTCAACAAACCACCGTCTCAATCCGTTAGTGCCGGTCAACGATCCGTTGGCCAACAGCTTGTCCGTCACGGTGCCAAAGTGGGTGGATATCCTTCACTTCAACTTTTCGCACCATACCGAACATCATCTCTTTCCAGCGATGAGTTCGAAGTACTATCCGCTCGTGAAAACATACATCAAACAAATGTGGCCCGACCGCTACCACGAAATGCCGATGGGAAAAGCGTTGGCCGCCCTTTGGAAAACGCCGCGCGTCTACTACGAGCAACATGAGCTCATCGAGCCAAAGCAAGGCCATGTTTACGGCACGCTTGGCAATGGGTTGGATCCCGACCGGATTGTGCATCGCGAGCTGGAAACAGAAAAACAGCCGCGCTCAGCCAAAAAACGGGCAAAAACCAAAAAAGCGGCGGGGCAAGGGAATTTGTAG
- a CDS encoding aldehyde dehydrogenase family protein: MNMRKAQLYINGTWVEEPRAVEPVKNPYTGEVIGEQQLATPDDVERALASAFAAKKDIARIPAYERARILKKASMLLEERKETFARYISEELGKPLKNTLDEVSRSIETLEQSAEEAKRLFGETIPGDASARGVKAVAVTFRVPVGVVAAITPFNAPLNLICHKVGPAFAAGNTVVLKPAPQTSLIATELLKLLLEAGLPPRAINMVLGGAEVGQQIVKDDRVNVISFTGGVVASRNICALAGMKKVLLELGGNAATIVHEDADLKRAAALCAKTGYSNSGQSCISVQRIYVHESVVEPFTDLLKREVEALKVGDPLLPDTDVGCMVDERAADRVMDWIDEAIAGGATLVCGGKRRGATVEPTVLFNPPKRSKVVCEEVFGPVVSVIPYRTIDEAIAETNDSAFGLQAGLFTNRMDIVYQVAEALDVGGVVINGTSNFRLDHWPYGGVKNSGIGREGPRYAIEEMTEMKMIVWQFPQG, translated from the coding sequence ATGAATATGAGAAAAGCACAGTTGTATATTAACGGGACATGGGTGGAAGAACCGCGTGCGGTTGAGCCGGTGAAAAACCCGTATACCGGGGAAGTGATCGGCGAACAGCAGCTCGCGACGCCGGATGATGTTGAAAGAGCGTTGGCATCTGCGTTTGCGGCGAAAAAAGACATCGCGAGAATTCCGGCCTATGAGCGGGCGCGCATTTTAAAAAAGGCATCGATGCTGCTTGAGGAGCGGAAAGAAACGTTTGCCCGCTATATTTCGGAAGAGCTCGGCAAACCGCTCAAAAATACGTTGGATGAAGTGTCCCGCTCCATTGAAACGCTCGAGCAGTCGGCCGAAGAAGCGAAACGGCTGTTTGGGGAAACGATTCCGGGCGACGCCTCGGCGCGCGGGGTGAAGGCGGTGGCGGTGACGTTCCGTGTGCCGGTCGGCGTCGTGGCGGCGATTACGCCGTTCAACGCCCCGCTCAATTTGATTTGCCATAAAGTCGGACCCGCGTTTGCGGCGGGCAACACCGTTGTGTTAAAACCGGCGCCGCAGACGTCACTTATTGCGACAGAACTGTTGAAGTTGTTGCTAGAGGCCGGGCTTCCACCGCGCGCCATCAACATGGTGCTTGGCGGCGCCGAGGTTGGGCAGCAAATCGTGAAAGACGATCGCGTCAACGTCATTTCGTTTACCGGCGGCGTGGTGGCGAGCCGCAACATTTGCGCGTTGGCCGGCATGAAAAAAGTGCTGCTTGAGCTAGGCGGCAATGCGGCGACGATTGTCCATGAAGACGCCGATTTGAAACGGGCGGCCGCGCTTTGCGCGAAAACCGGCTACAGCAACTCCGGGCAAAGCTGCATTTCCGTCCAGCGCATTTACGTACATGAGTCGGTCGTTGAACCGTTCACCGACTTGCTCAAACGGGAAGTCGAGGCGTTGAAAGTCGGCGATCCGCTGCTGCCGGACACCGATGTCGGCTGCATGGTCGATGAACGGGCGGCAGACCGGGTGATGGATTGGATCGATGAGGCCATCGCGGGCGGGGCGACGCTTGTGTGCGGCGGAAAACGGCGCGGGGCGACGGTGGAGCCGACGGTGCTCTTCAACCCGCCGAAACGAAGCAAAGTCGTTTGTGAGGAAGTGTTCGGCCCGGTTGTCAGCGTCATCCCGTACCGGACGATTGACGAAGCGATCGCAGAGACGAACGATTCTGCCTTTGGCCTGCAAGCCGGGCTGTTTACGAACCGGATGGACATCGTCTATCAAGTGGCGGAGGCGCTTGATGTCGGCGGAGTTGTCATTAACGGCACCTCGAATTTCCGGTTGGATCATTGGCCGTACGGTGGCGTGAAAAATAGCGGCATCGGCCGCGAAGGCCCGCGTTATGCGATTGAAGAAATGACGGAAATGAAAATGATTGTATGGCAGTTTCCGCAAGGATGA
- a CDS encoding zinc-dependent alcohol dehydrogenase has protein sequence MLALYVAKPNELELRRLEAVRSPEGDEVKIQLIYGGICGSDLGVLKGKLPHANYPVRAGHELVGVVVEKGEQAAYDIGTRIVVLPNTYCGTCDLCQKGLTNICRHKKSLGINVDGGFSHEFIISSKYVLPVPDDLSDEKAVLVEPFAVVVHALSKVRIEPAMRVAVIGCGNEGMMAAVLARHLGADVTAVDVNPLKLETVKAMADIRTLAPDALSGEMFDVVIEAAGAREAVEQAAELVAPGGHLVLIGLANEATFPVVRLVRNEVTVHGSIIYRFPDDYLQAIHYLQTMPHPIERVISRIFPVRDYQRAYELASSGNAGKVVLRFKEEEER, from the coding sequence ATGTTAGCGCTTTACGTGGCGAAGCCGAATGAATTAGAGCTGCGGCGCCTCGAGGCCGTCCGTTCTCCTGAGGGGGATGAGGTGAAAATACAGCTCATCTATGGAGGCATTTGCGGGTCGGATCTTGGGGTGTTGAAAGGAAAACTTCCGCACGCGAACTATCCCGTTCGCGCCGGGCATGAACTAGTCGGTGTCGTCGTGGAAAAAGGAGAACAGGCGGCGTATGACATCGGGACACGGATCGTTGTGTTGCCGAATACGTATTGCGGAACGTGCGACTTATGCCAAAAAGGGTTGACGAACATCTGCCGGCATAAAAAATCGCTTGGCATCAACGTCGACGGCGGATTTTCGCATGAATTCATCATCTCGTCCAAGTATGTGCTTCCTGTTCCTGATGATCTCTCCGATGAAAAAGCGGTGCTCGTCGAACCGTTTGCTGTCGTCGTGCATGCTTTAAGCAAAGTGCGGATCGAGCCCGCCATGCGCGTAGCGGTCATCGGTTGCGGAAATGAAGGGATGATGGCGGCCGTCCTCGCCCGCCATTTGGGTGCGGACGTGACGGCGGTCGATGTGAATCCGTTAAAACTGGAGACGGTGAAAGCGATGGCGGACATCCGCACGCTTGCGCCTGATGCGCTGTCAGGTGAAATGTTTGATGTTGTCATCGAGGCGGCCGGTGCGCGCGAAGCGGTCGAACAGGCGGCGGAGCTTGTCGCTCCAGGGGGGCATCTTGTGTTGATCGGTCTGGCGAATGAAGCGACATTTCCGGTCGTGCGCCTCGTTCGCAACGAAGTAACTGTGCATGGCTCGATCATCTATCGCTTCCCGGATGACTATTTGCAAGCGATTCATTATTTGCAGACGATGCCGCATCCGATCGAACGGGTCATTTCCCGCATTTTTCCGGTCCGCGACTATCAGCGGGCGTATGAGTTGGCGTCATCCGGCAATGCGGGCAAAGTCGTGTTACGTTTCAAGGAGGAGGAAGAGCGATGA